A region of uncultured Desulfobacter sp. DNA encodes the following proteins:
- a CDS encoding ATP-binding cassette domain-containing protein has protein sequence MNGIDCNNSPLVEMKGVTKAYYPGRSFFSKGKKTVLALDHVDLFINRGEILGLVGQSGSGKTTCGRLLVRLETPTKGHISLDGQHVGGLCGRELKQFRARVQMIFQDPYQSLNPHLSIAETIMEPLIVHRIGTHDSRRTKVLAALETVGLQPGRDYYSRYPHQLSGGQRQRVAIARAIVLKPQFVVADEPTSMLDATIAIQLFEILKQIRNKFHMTFLLITHNLAAARYLCDRVAVIHEGRIVEVNTAKKIIEQPQHPYTKKLIDVQPRLTGINRSFSG, from the coding sequence ATGAACGGCATTGATTGCAACAACTCTCCCCTTGTGGAAATGAAAGGGGTTACCAAGGCTTATTATCCCGGACGTTCCTTTTTTTCAAAGGGGAAGAAGACCGTATTGGCCCTTGATCATGTGGATTTGTTTATCAACCGGGGGGAGATTCTGGGCCTGGTGGGCCAGAGCGGATCCGGGAAAACAACCTGCGGCCGTCTTCTGGTCCGGCTGGAAACACCGACAAAGGGACATATCAGCCTTGACGGGCAACATGTGGGCGGGCTTTGCGGCCGGGAGCTCAAACAGTTCCGGGCCCGGGTTCAGATGATTTTTCAGGACCCCTATCAGTCCTTAAATCCCCATCTGTCCATTGCCGAAACCATTATGGAGCCTTTGATCGTACACCGCATCGGCACCCATGACAGCCGGCGAACAAAAGTTCTTGCCGCCCTTGAGACCGTAGGGCTTCAACCCGGCCGTGATTATTATTCACGATATCCCCACCAGCTGTCAGGCGGCCAGCGCCAGCGCGTTGCCATTGCCAGGGCCATTGTGCTCAAGCCCCAATTTGTGGTGGCAGACGAACCCACGTCCATGCTTGATGCCACCATTGCCATTCAATTGTTTGAAATTTTAAAACAGATCCGGAATAAATTTCACATGACCTTTTTATTAATTACCCATAATCTGGCAGCGGCGAGATATCTGTGCGACCGGGTGGCTGTCATCCATGAGGGCCGAATTGTGGAGGTGAACACCGCAAAAAAAATAATTGAACAGCCACAACACCCCTACACAAAAAAACTGATAGATGTTCAGCCCAGACTTACAGGAATAAACCGGTCTTTTTCCGGGTGA
- a CDS encoding class I SAM-dependent methyltransferase, with translation MDFKRLGISPGHRILDIGCGEGRHTVRACQESGTVCIGADFGFGNLVATKNKLEFHESLNDLSCRNWALSAMDITALPFEDNSFDVVICSEVLEHIPDDNKAINELVRIVRPGKILAVSVPRAWPEWICWQLSDEYYDTDMGHVRIYSKKQIIEKIEDKGTRYLGSHYAHSLHTPYWWLKCFSGPARTDSVAVNLYHKLLVWDLMKKPALTSFMDRLLNPVLGKSLVLYFRKPY, from the coding sequence ATGGACTTTAAACGTCTGGGCATTTCCCCGGGGCACCGGATTCTGGATATCGGGTGCGGTGAAGGGCGCCATACCGTCAGGGCCTGCCAGGAATCCGGGACGGTCTGCATCGGTGCGGACTTCGGATTTGGAAACCTGGTCGCTACCAAGAACAAACTTGAATTCCACGAGAGCTTAAATGACCTGTCCTGCCGGAACTGGGCACTGTCTGCCATGGACATCACGGCACTTCCCTTTGAAGACAACAGTTTTGATGTGGTGATCTGTTCGGAGGTCCTGGAACATATCCCGGATGACAATAAGGCGATCAATGAATTGGTCCGCATTGTCAGACCGGGTAAAATACTGGCCGTCAGCGTGCCCCGGGCCTGGCCCGAATGGATCTGCTGGCAGTTGTCAGATGAATATTACGACACAGACATGGGTCATGTAAGAATTTACAGCAAAAAACAGATTATTGAAAAAATCGAAGACAAAGGCACCAGGTATCTTGGGAGCCACTACGCCCACAGTCTGCACACCCCTTACTGGTGGCTTAAATGTTTTTCAGGCCCCGCCCGGACAGATTCAGTGGCCGTGAACCTCTACCACAAGCTTCTGGTGTGGGATCTGATGAAAAAGCCGGCACTGACGTCATTTATGGACCGCCTGCTCAACCCGGTGCTTGGAAAAAGCCTGGTTCTGTATTTCAGAAAACCATATTAA
- a CDS encoding ABC transporter ATP-binding protein — protein MSLLSVKNLTIGYQTRYGMFTAVDNISFNVEMARPLGIVGESGCGKTTIGMSLMGLLPDNAKILSGSMAFGDIELSELGESQWARIRGKEISMIFQAAMNALNPVFRVQDQVREAIACHHPEMAEDQIDARVKELFELVEIPLDRIYDYPHQYSGGMKQRVVIAMALACSPVLVIADEPTTALDVVVQDQILKRLKSIQVRMNTGVIFISHDIAVVASVCDDVCVMYGGQIVEKGTVREVFSTPGHPYTRTLLGAYLSLDNVESIVVPEMNISLNEAMEEGLCRFIPNCKVSCEKCRNTIPSWANISPTHSVLCCGKQMIGQGNERH, from the coding sequence ATGAGCCTCTTATCGGTAAAAAATTTAACCATCGGATATCAGACCCGATACGGGATGTTCACCGCCGTGGACAATATCTCTTTTAATGTGGAAATGGCGCGCCCTTTGGGCATTGTGGGTGAGTCCGGGTGCGGGAAAACCACCATCGGCATGTCGCTCATGGGGCTTTTGCCGGATAACGCAAAAATTTTATCCGGATCCATGGCCTTTGGGGACATTGAACTGTCAGAGCTTGGTGAATCCCAATGGGCCAGGATCAGGGGAAAAGAGATCTCCATGATTTTCCAGGCCGCCATGAATGCCCTGAATCCCGTTTTCCGGGTGCAAGATCAGGTGAGGGAAGCCATCGCCTGTCACCATCCGGAAATGGCCGAGGACCAGATTGATGCCCGGGTCAAAGAATTATTTGAACTGGTGGAAATTCCTCTGGACAGAATTTATGATTATCCCCATCAATATTCCGGGGGCATGAAGCAGCGGGTTGTTATTGCCATGGCCCTGGCCTGCTCTCCGGTTCTCGTCATTGCCGACGAACCCACCACCGCTCTGGACGTTGTTGTCCAGGATCAGATCCTGAAACGCTTGAAAAGCATCCAGGTCCGGATGAATACAGGGGTTATTTTCATTTCCCATGACATTGCCGTGGTGGCATCCGTGTGCGATGATGTCTGTGTGATGTACGGCGGCCAGATCGTGGAAAAAGGAACTGTCCGGGAGGTATTTTCCACGCCCGGGCATCCCTATACCCGGACCCTGCTCGGTGCTTATCTCAGCCTGGACAACGTGGAGAGTATCGTGGTGCCGGAAATGAATATTTCTTTAAATGAAGCCATGGAAGAGGGATTGTGCCGGTTTATACCCAACTGCAAGGTCAGTTGTGAAAAATGCCGGAATACAATTCCCTCTTGGGCAAATATTTCGCCAACCCACAGTGTGTTGTGCTGCGGCAAACAGATGATAGGGCAGGGCAATGAACGGCATTGA
- the dsrM gene encoding sulfate reduction electron transfer complex DsrMKJOP subunit DsrM — translation MNQRYLIPLTAVFLLFLLAYTGVEGLGLRVVFGVLIPYLAVAVFLIGFVRKVMGWAASAVPFRIPTTCGQQKSLPWIKQNTIDNPNTSAGVFVRMLLEIFAFRSLFRNTKAAFNRHASNRLSYSWEIFLWVGALAFHYAFLAVLLRHLRFFFAPVPGCIKLIESLDGIIQVGLPGLFISGPVLLLAALFLLSRRVFDLKVSYISQAADYFPLFLIIGIAASGIAMRYFTKVDIIGIKELTMGLATFHPHIPEEVGGLFYGHLFLVSILFAYFPMSKLMHMGGVFLSPTRNMANNTRAKRHVNPWNYDVPIHTYEQYEDHFRDKMIEAGLPVDKKE, via the coding sequence ATGAATCAAAGGTACTTGATCCCCCTTACTGCTGTCTTTCTGCTCTTCCTGTTGGCTTACACAGGGGTTGAGGGACTCGGGCTTCGGGTGGTATTTGGTGTACTGATTCCGTACCTGGCAGTTGCCGTGTTCCTGATTGGCTTTGTACGCAAAGTCATGGGATGGGCAGCCTCTGCCGTGCCGTTCAGGATTCCTACAACCTGCGGTCAGCAGAAATCTTTGCCATGGATCAAACAGAACACCATTGACAACCCGAACACATCTGCCGGCGTTTTTGTAAGAATGCTCCTGGAAATTTTTGCTTTCCGGTCATTGTTCAGAAACACAAAAGCAGCGTTTAACAGACATGCTTCCAACAGGCTCTCCTATTCCTGGGAAATTTTTCTGTGGGTGGGTGCGCTTGCATTCCACTACGCATTCCTTGCAGTTCTTCTCAGGCACTTAAGATTTTTCTTTGCACCTGTTCCCGGATGCATCAAGCTGATAGAAAGTCTGGACGGCATTATTCAGGTTGGTCTTCCCGGTCTGTTTATTTCCGGACCTGTCCTTCTGCTGGCGGCACTATTCCTTTTAAGCCGCAGAGTTTTTGATCTGAAAGTCAGCTATATCTCCCAGGCTGCTGATTATTTCCCCTTGTTTCTGATCATCGGCATTGCCGCATCCGGCATCGCCATGCGCTACTTTACCAAAGTGGATATCATCGGCATCAAGGAACTGACCATGGGACTGGCGACCTTTCATCCCCATATTCCTGAAGAAGTGGGCGGGTTGTTCTACGGACATCTTTTCCTTGTGAGCATCCTGTTTGCCTATTTCCCCATGAGCAAACTGATGCACATGGGCGGCGTCTTCTTGAGCCCGACCCGGAACATGGCCAACAACACCCGGGCCAAACGGCATGTTAACCCCTGGAACTATGATGTGCCCATCCATACTTATGAACAGTATGAGGACCACTTCAGAGACAAAATGATTGAAGCCGGCCTGCCGGTGGATAAAAAGGAGTGA
- the dsrJ gene encoding sulfate reduction electron transfer complex DsrMKJOP subunit DsrJ: protein MSKNMIMAGLAVFVLAVLSPFWFNIITTTQAAPKPELLGQAAEAKKCVLAKYEMRAEHMYLLDVWRDSVVRHGDRKYTGTNGETFNMSLSTGENSCLGCHEDKAKFCDSCHDYASVSPYCWDCHTNPKEIK, encoded by the coding sequence ATGAGTAAAAACATGATTATGGCAGGACTTGCGGTATTCGTGCTCGCCGTTCTTTCTCCATTCTGGTTCAACATAATCACAACCACACAGGCAGCGCCCAAACCCGAACTTCTGGGGCAGGCTGCAGAAGCAAAAAAATGTGTACTGGCCAAATATGAAATGCGGGCAGAACATATGTACCTTCTTGATGTGTGGCGGGATTCTGTTGTGCGCCATGGGGACCGAAAATACACAGGGACCAACGGCGAAACCTTTAACATGAGCCTGTCCACGGGTGAAAATTCCTGTCTGGGATGCCATGAAGACAAAGCAAAATTCTGTGACAGCTGCCACGACTACGCCTCTGTGAGCCCCTATTGCTGGGATTGTCACACCAACCCCAAGGAGATTAAATGA
- a CDS encoding integrase — protein MMKMLGNFVLFIWLKFKVTSNLAAENLALRHQLAVMKRTNKRPKIRMVDRLFWVLLSRIWTPWRKSLIIVKPDTVVYWHRKGFKLFWKFKSKGPGRPQVSREIRDLVRRMAAANPNWGAPRIHGELLSLGFEVSERTVSNLMPRHPPNSKPSQTWRTFLKNHINKCSIDFFTVPTVTFNILFVLVILSHSRRKVVHFNITSNPTAEWTTQQIVEAFPWDTAPKYLMRDRDAIYDVFFCNRVKNMGIKEVVSAPQSPWQNPFVERVIGSIRREWTNNVIVLNKEI, from the coding sequence ATGATGAAAATGCTTGGAAATTTTGTTTTATTCATATGGCTGAAGTTCAAAGTCACTTCGAATCTCGCTGCCGAAAACCTTGCGCTTCGCCACCAATTGGCCGTAATGAAAAGGACGAACAAGCGGCCGAAAATTCGAATGGTGGATCGGCTCTTCTGGGTTTTGCTTTCCCGAATTTGGACTCCTTGGCGTAAATCTCTCATCATTGTAAAGCCGGATACTGTTGTCTACTGGCATCGCAAGGGTTTCAAACTTTTCTGGAAATTCAAATCCAAAGGCCCGGGAAGGCCTCAAGTCAGTCGTGAAATCCGTGATCTGGTCAGGAGGATGGCTGCAGCCAATCCAAACTGGGGTGCGCCCAGGATTCATGGGGAATTGCTCAGCCTGGGGTTCGAGGTTTCCGAACGAACCGTATCGAACCTGATGCCCCGACATCCGCCGAATTCAAAGCCGTCTCAAACCTGGCGGACTTTCTTGAAAAATCATATTAACAAGTGTTCGATTGACTTTTTCACTGTTCCAACAGTCACCTTTAATATTCTGTTCGTCCTGGTGATCCTCAGCCACAGCCGCCGCAAAGTCGTACATTTCAATATAACCTCAAATCCGACGGCCGAGTGGACAACCCAACAGATCGTGGAGGCCTTCCCCTGGGATACGGCACCGAAGTATCTGATGCGGGATCGGGATGCAATCTATGACGTTTTTTTCTGCAATCGAGTGAAAAACATGGGCATCAAAGAGGTGGTCTCGGCCCCGCAAAGCCCTTGGCAAAACCCTTTTGTTGAACGGGTAATCGGCTCGATCAGACGAGAATGGACAAACAATGTCATCGTATTGAACAAGGAAATCTGA
- the nrfD gene encoding NrfD/PsrC family molybdoenzyme membrane anchor subunit: MLEIAIKGSKKYWLWIVLLLAVMGAGGLAYLDQFLNGLQITGMSRDVSWGFYIANFTFLVGVAAGGVMVVIPYYLHDYERFHRITILGEFLAVACLIMCLLFIVVDLGQPTRMLNVLLYPTPHSMLFYDMIVLNGYLFLNIVVGWKVLEAERNQVEPVWWTKPLVLVSIPFAIGIHTVTAYLYCGLPGRGFWLTAILAPRFLASAFAAGPAFLIILCYIIRKFTKFDPGWEAMQTLSKIVCYAIIANLFFFACECFVVYYSGIPSHLAHTQYLLFGLHGHNMMVPWMWSALGLMGLGAIFLVIPKLRNNHALLPVTCAMIFFGAWIDKALGMIAGGFVPSPLHHVKEYAPTLQEGIIALGVYGAGFFVLTILYKLATTVKEEVRG; the protein is encoded by the coding sequence ATGCTTGAGATAGCTATTAAAGGAAGTAAAAAATATTGGTTGTGGATCGTCCTTTTGCTCGCTGTCATGGGTGCAGGCGGCCTTGCCTACCTTGACCAGTTCCTCAACGGCCTGCAAATCACGGGCATGAGCCGGGACGTCTCCTGGGGATTTTATATCGCCAATTTCACCTTTCTTGTGGGTGTTGCCGCAGGTGGTGTTATGGTGGTTATTCCCTATTACCTTCATGATTACGAACGGTTCCACCGGATCACCATTTTAGGTGAATTCCTGGCGGTTGCATGTCTGATCATGTGCCTTCTGTTCATTGTCGTGGACTTAGGCCAACCCACTCGTATGCTGAACGTACTGCTTTACCCCACCCCCCACTCCATGCTCTTTTATGACATGATCGTTCTCAACGGTTATCTGTTTTTGAACATTGTTGTGGGCTGGAAGGTGCTTGAAGCAGAAAGAAACCAGGTGGAACCCGTTTGGTGGACCAAACCCCTTGTTCTGGTCTCCATCCCCTTTGCCATCGGCATCCATACGGTAACAGCTTACCTGTACTGCGGTCTGCCCGGACGCGGTTTCTGGCTGACGGCCATCCTGGCCCCCAGATTCCTGGCATCCGCCTTTGCTGCAGGTCCTGCGTTCCTGATCATTCTGTGCTACATCATCCGTAAATTCACAAAATTTGATCCGGGCTGGGAAGCCATGCAGACCTTATCCAAAATTGTCTGCTATGCGATTATTGCCAACCTGTTCTTCTTTGCCTGTGAATGTTTTGTGGTTTACTACTCCGGAATCCCCAGCCATCTGGCCCATACCCAGTACCTTCTGTTCGGTCTGCACGGCCACAACATGATGGTGCCCTGGATGTGGAGCGCCCTGGGCCTCATGGGTTTAGGTGCCATTTTCCTGGTAATTCCAAAACTGAGAAACAATCACGCCCTGTTGCCTGTCACCTGCGCCATGATCTTTTTCGGTGCCTGGATTGATAAGGCCCTTGGCATGATCGCCGGTGGTTTTGTTCCCTCTCCGCTGCATCATGTAAAGGAATATGCACCTACACTCCAGGAAGGTATCATTGCCCTGGGCGTATACGGCGCAGGCTTTTTTGTATTGACCATTCTGTACAAACTTGCCACCACAGTTAAAGAAGAGGTTCGCGGATAA
- a CDS encoding 4Fe-4S dicluster domain-containing protein, translated as MMIKSRRSFLKVAGIAAIGMGAAPVMNLAASESHGSAQPVIAKNEEAMHAKRWGMVIDTNKLTEEVAEAVKEACHKAHNVPDFTMTPDPEKFPNTRPVRDGQEIKWIWHEHFHYAFPDKDDEFLVEKFHDLPFLVTCNHCKNAPCVQACPTQATFKREDGIVIMDYHRCIGCRFCMAACPYGSRNFNFRDPRPFIEETAPGFPTRTKGVVEKCNLCAERLAKGEQPHCVEASEGAIVVGDLEDPESEIRGLLKEHYTIRRKQELGTEPSVYYIV; from the coding sequence ATGATGATAAAGAGCAGAAGAAGCTTTCTTAAAGTAGCGGGTATTGCTGCCATCGGAATGGGTGCTGCTCCGGTAATGAATCTTGCCGCATCAGAATCCCACGGCAGCGCCCAACCGGTAATTGCGAAAAACGAAGAGGCCATGCATGCCAAACGCTGGGGTATGGTCATTGACACCAATAAGCTTACCGAAGAAGTTGCTGAAGCAGTAAAAGAAGCCTGTCATAAGGCCCATAACGTACCGGATTTCACCATGACCCCGGACCCGGAAAAGTTTCCCAATACCCGTCCGGTCAGGGATGGCCAGGAAATCAAGTGGATATGGCACGAACACTTCCACTATGCGTTTCCCGACAAGGATGATGAATTTCTGGTTGAAAAGTTCCATGATCTGCCTTTCCTTGTAACCTGCAACCATTGCAAAAATGCGCCTTGCGTACAGGCATGCCCCACCCAGGCAACCTTCAAGCGGGAAGACGGTATTGTCATCATGGACTACCACCGCTGCATCGGTTGCCGGTTCTGCATGGCTGCATGCCCTTACGGCTCAAGAAATTTCAACTTCAGAGATCCGCGGCCCTTCATTGAAGAGACAGCCCCGGGTTTCCCCACCCGGACCAAGGGTGTGGTTGAAAAATGCAACCTGTGTGCCGAACGTCTGGCCAAAGGTGAGCAACCCCATTGTGTGGAAGCAAGCGAAGGCGCTATTGTCGTAGGCGACCTGGAAGATCCTGAATCCGAAATCCGTGGTCTGCTGAAAGAACATTATACAATCAGACGTAAACAGGAACTGGGTACCGAACCCAGTGTTTACTACATCGTTTAA
- a CDS encoding RsbRD N-terminal domain-containing protein, with the protein MKNTIKKNRDQLLDNWFRATINTYPEESARILGKKSDRFDNPVGAVTRETLEDVLTLVTENFSREGLEKALDPVIRIRAVQAFDPANAVSFVFALKEIGESVIEKADIINFYRLVDEIALAAFNRYMKCREDIFLLKAMESKRRIHHAFERAGLVAELSESDLLGSKQS; encoded by the coding sequence TTGAAAAATACTATAAAAAAAAACCGGGATCAGCTGCTGGACAACTGGTTCCGTGCCACCATCAATACCTATCCTGAAGAATCTGCAAGGATTTTAGGAAAAAAATCCGACCGTTTTGACAATCCTGTGGGAGCCGTCACCCGGGAAACCCTTGAAGATGTTTTAACTCTTGTTACAGAAAATTTCAGCAGGGAAGGTCTTGAAAAAGCCCTGGACCCGGTCATCCGTATCCGTGCAGTCCAGGCGTTCGACCCCGCTAATGCCGTAAGTTTTGTGTTTGCATTAAAGGAAATCGGAGAAAGCGTCATTGAAAAGGCTGATATCATAAATTTTTATCGCCTGGTGGATGAAATTGCCCTGGCCGCTTTCAACCGGTACATGAAATGTAGAGAGGATATTTTCCTTTTAAAGGCCATGGAGAGCAAACGACGCATCCATCACGCTTTTGAAAGGGCAGGTTTAGTAGCGGAGCTGTCAGAGAGTGATCTCTTAGGCTCCAAACAATCTTAA
- a CDS encoding glycosyltransferase family 4 protein, translating to MKPFHTPGLRIGLISYRSNPHCGGQGVYIRHLSQALSDLGHRVEVIAGPPDPLVNPRVKLTMLDTLDLYNPQNLFRTPRIEELKDPVNLIEWLDISAMGYPEPMTFGMRVKRYMAGRTKRYDIIHDNQSLSYGILSLARDLPVTATIHHPMTVDRRLAVKATKSYYKKLKALRWYSFIGMQKRVARKIPSIITVSDSSKTDIAREFKIPESRFKTVPIGIDLDNFFPLDHVKKQPGRLIVTNSADTPLKGLYHLLHAVKGIIDEHRDVSLTIIGTPKKNGGIENLVKKLDLGRHIDFTGRIDHHRFVREYAKAQIAVVPSMYEGFGLPVGEAMACRVPVICTTGGALPEVAGDAAKLVPPGNAKALEKAIIELLDDEQQREELACRGYERVKTKFTWEKCAMGTAQVYQEVIRDYHGL from the coding sequence ATGAAACCATTCCATACACCAGGCTTGCGAATCGGACTTATTTCCTACCGGTCCAATCCCCATTGTGGGGGACAGGGTGTTTATATCCGTCACTTAAGCCAAGCGTTGTCCGATCTGGGCCACCGGGTGGAAGTCATTGCCGGCCCCCCGGATCCGTTAGTCAATCCCCGGGTCAAGTTGACCATGCTCGACACCCTGGATCTGTACAACCCCCAAAATCTGTTCAGGACGCCACGGATTGAAGAATTAAAAGATCCCGTCAATCTCATCGAATGGCTTGACATTTCAGCCATGGGATATCCAGAACCCATGACCTTCGGCATGCGGGTAAAGCGCTACATGGCGGGCCGAACAAAACGCTATGACATTATTCACGACAATCAGAGTCTGTCATACGGCATTTTATCTCTTGCCCGGGACCTTCCCGTAACCGCAACCATCCACCACCCCATGACCGTGGACCGGCGCCTGGCGGTAAAAGCCACCAAGTCCTACTACAAGAAGCTTAAAGCACTTCGCTGGTACTCCTTCATCGGCATGCAGAAACGTGTTGCCCGGAAAATACCATCCATTATTACTGTATCTGACAGTTCCAAAACAGATATTGCCAGGGAATTTAAAATTCCTGAATCAAGATTTAAAACCGTTCCCATCGGCATTGATCTGGATAATTTTTTCCCTCTGGATCATGTAAAAAAGCAACCCGGTCGCCTGATTGTCACCAACAGTGCGGATACGCCCTTAAAAGGTTTATATCACCTGCTTCATGCAGTAAAAGGAATCATCGACGAGCACAGGGACGTCTCCTTAACGATTATCGGAACACCCAAAAAGAACGGGGGCATAGAAAACCTGGTGAAAAAGCTTGATCTTGGACGGCACATTGATTTTACCGGCCGCATTGACCATCATCGGTTTGTCCGGGAATATGCAAAGGCCCAGATTGCTGTGGTCCCGTCAATGTACGAGGGTTTCGGCCTGCCGGTGGGGGAAGCCATGGCCTGCCGGGTCCCGGTAATCTGCACCACCGGTGGAGCCTTGCCCGAAGTGGCAGGAGATGCGGCTAAACTTGTCCCCCCGGGAAATGCCAAGGCCCTTGAAAAGGCCATCATTGAGCTTTTAGATGATGAACAGCAGCGTGAAGAGCTGGCCTGCCGCGGGTATGAGAGGGTCAAAACGAAATTTACCTGGGAAAAATGCGCCATGGGTACAGCCCAGGTCTACCAGGAGGTGATACGTGATTACCATGGACTTTAA
- a CDS encoding (Fe-S)-binding protein, producing MADELTPDEALDKIDYRPRSSSEPSNWLDTTKSVQIRPGMYCYAAKADSVQTLGLPNAREWNPIEDDWKLPENWQQILHEGIKERLERFRTFKVFMDICVRCGACADKCHFFLGTGDPKNMPVLRAELLRSIYRNDFTLAGKIMKKIPGGKRLLGAREMTLEALKEMWYYFFQCTECRRCSVFCPYGIDTAEITIMGRELLNLLGLNIDWIATPVSNCYKTGNHLGIQPHAFKDMLEFFVEDIESITGVNCTPQFQKKGADILFITPSGDVFADPGTYTCQGYLILFKYLKEKYGLDVTWSTYASEGGNFGFFTSHETMKRLNAKMYAEAKRLGVKWILGGECGHMWRVIHQYMDTMNGPADFMEVPVNPITGTRFENAASTKMVHITEFTADLIKHGKLELDKSRNANRIMTFHDSCNPARGMGLLDEPRYVIEACVDQFYEMPPNTIREQTFCCGSGAGLNAGENMELRMAGALPRANALKYVHEKFGVNTLGTICAIDRAALSTLCEYWVPECEVAGVHELVGNALILPGEKKRTEDLRMEPLPGVEEE from the coding sequence ATGGCTGACGAACTTACACCGGATGAAGCATTAGACAAAATTGATTATCGTCCCCGGTCTAGCTCCGAGCCCAGCAATTGGCTGGACACTACCAAATCTGTTCAGATCCGGCCCGGCATGTACTGCTATGCAGCCAAAGCGGACAGTGTTCAGACCCTGGGGCTTCCCAATGCCAGAGAATGGAATCCCATAGAAGATGACTGGAAACTGCCTGAAAACTGGCAGCAGATCCTTCATGAGGGAATCAAAGAACGGCTGGAGCGTTTCCGTACATTTAAAGTATTCATGGACATCTGCGTACGTTGTGGTGCCTGCGCAGACAAATGCCATTTCTTCCTGGGAACCGGCGATCCCAAAAACATGCCGGTACTGCGGGCTGAGTTGCTGCGGTCCATCTACCGAAATGACTTTACCCTGGCCGGCAAGATCATGAAAAAGATCCCCGGGGGCAAGCGTCTTTTAGGTGCCAGAGAAATGACCCTGGAAGCACTCAAAGAGATGTGGTACTACTTTTTCCAATGTACTGAATGCCGACGCTGTTCAGTATTCTGCCCCTACGGCATTGACACGGCTGAAATCACCATCATGGGCCGTGAGCTTCTCAACCTTCTGGGATTGAATATTGACTGGATTGCGACACCGGTTTCCAACTGTTATAAGACCGGAAACCACCTGGGTATCCAGCCCCACGCCTTCAAGGATATGCTTGAGTTCTTTGTCGAGGACATCGAATCAATTACAGGCGTCAACTGTACACCCCAGTTCCAGAAAAAAGGGGCGGACATCCTTTTCATCACCCCTTCCGGTGACGTATTTGCCGATCCCGGCACCTACACCTGCCAGGGGTATCTGATCCTGTTCAAATATCTCAAAGAGAAATACGGACTGGATGTCACCTGGTCAACCTATGCCTCCGAGGGCGGCAACTTTGGTTTCTTTACCTCCCATGAGACCATGAAACGGCTCAATGCCAAGATGTACGCAGAAGCCAAACGTCTTGGTGTCAAATGGATTCTGGGCGGTGAGTGCGGCCATATGTGGCGTGTAATCCACCAGTACATGGACACCATGAACGGTCCTGCCGACTTCATGGAAGTCCCTGTGAACCCCATCACCGGCACCCGGTTTGAAAATGCCGCTTCCACCAAGATGGTACATATCACCGAGTTCACCGCTGACCTGATCAAGCACGGCAAGCTTGAACTTGACAAGAGCCGCAACGCCAACCGTATCATGACCTTCCACGACTCCTGCAACCCAGCCAGAGGTATGGGGCTTCTGGATGAACCGCGGTATGTTATTGAGGCGTGTGTGGATCAGTTCTATGAAATGCCCCCCAACACCATCCGCGAACAGACCTTTTGCTGCGGTTCCGGTGCTGGTCTCAACGCCGGTGAAAACATGGAATTGAGAATGGCCGGTGCCCTGCCCCGGGCCAATGCACTGAAATATGTCCATGAAAAATTCGGTGTAAACACCCTTGGCACCATCTGCGCCATTGACCGTGCTGCCCTTTCCACCCTGTGCGAATACTGGGTTCCGGAATGCGAGGTCGCCGGTGTTCACGAACTTGTGGGCAATGCATTGATTCTGCCGGGTGAAAAGAAAAGAACCGAGGACCTGAGAATGGAACCCCTGCCCGGGGTAGAGGAGGAATAA